In Candidatus Methylomirabilota bacterium, the DNA window GGTGAGGCGCTCCTGCACCTGCAGGCGCCGGCTGAACATCTCCACCAGCCGGGGGATCTTCGACAGGCCCACGATCTTCCGGGACGGCATGTACGCGATGTGGGCGCGCCCGAAGAATGGGAGGAGATGATGCTCACAGAGGGAGAAGTAATCGATGTCCTTCACCACCACCATCTCGTCGTATTCCTCAGTGAAGAGGGCGTCGTTGAGCACGTCCTCCACGCGCTGCTGGTAGCCGGACGTCAGGTACTCGTAGGCCTTGGCCACGCGGGCGGGAGTCCTCTCGAGTCCCTCGCGGGTCGGGTCCTCGCCAAGCTCCTTCAGGAAGTCGTAGATCAGCCGCTCGATGGTCGAGGCGTTGTTCACGGGCGCTCCTTCGGCCACAGGACTCAGCCGCAGTACTCGAAGGTGTTGTTGGCGGTCTCCACCACCGCGACGCGGACGAGCCGACCGGCGGGCAGCGCGGCAGCCAGCCAGCCCCAGAAGGTCCGCGCGAGGTTCTCGCCGGTGGTGATCACGCCGTCGAGGGCGGGCACCGCGCTCGAGAGATCGTAGTGATCTACGCGGTCGAGGAGCACGCGCGCCACCGTCGCGTCGAGCTCGCCGAGATCGCCCGCCATCCCGGTGGTGGGATCGAGGGTGCCGGTGAGCGTGACCTCCACGGTGTAGTTGTGCCCGTGAGGCCGGAAGCACTGACCGTAGAGGCGCGCGTTGTCGTCGTCGGAGAGGGCCGCGCTGGCGAGGCGGTGGCCCGCGCTGAAGTGGAACGACCGGGTCAGGCGGTACTCGCTCACGGACCGAGGAACTCCACGTAGAAGGTGGGGTCCTCCCAGAGGCGCAGCCGGTACAGCCGCTCGCCCAGCTTGGGCGCGAGGAGATCCCAGCACGACCGCACGAGGTTCTCGGTGGTGGGAATGCGGCCCTGGACGAAGAAGGGATCGGCGTTGAGGTCGGCGTGATCGAAGCGCGTGATCACCGCCTCGCCGACGAGCCGCTTGAGCTCGGCGAGATCCATCACCATGCCGGTACGCTCGTCCACCGTGCCGCCCAGCGTCACCTCGAGGGTGTAGTTGTGGCCGTGGGTGACGGTGAGCGAGCCGAACGCCCGCGCGTTCTCCTCGGCGCTCCACGTCGGCTGCCAGTACCGGTGGGCCGCGGAGAACGTGAATTTCCGGGTGACGTAGACGGGACCGGGGGTCATAGGACCTCGTTCGTCAATCTTACCGTGTCGAGGAAGCGCTGCGCGACCCTCTCGGGGGTGAACGCAGAGGCGCGACGGCGGCCCGCCTCACCGAGCGCGCGCGCCCGGTCGGGATTACCCAGCATTGCGGCCAGGGCCTCGGCGAGGGCCGCCGGGTCGCGCGGCGGGACCAGCACGCCGGTCTCGCCGTCCAGCACCACCTCGGGCACCGCGGCGGTCCGGCACGCCACCACGGGCAGGCCGGCCGCCATCGCCTCAAGAAACACGATCCCGAAACCCTCCTGCACCGATGGCAGGCAGAAGCACTGCGCGCTCACGTACTCCGCCGCGAGCTGATCGCGGGTCACGTCGCCCAGCAGGGTGACCGTGTCCCCGAGCCCGAGTCCGGCGTGCATCCGGTTCATTTCTTCCCAGTCCGGCCCCTTTCCCACGATGCGGACGCGGGCGGCGGGATTCACCCCGCGCAAACGCGCCGCCGCGTGCAGCAGATCCGCGAAGCGCTTCCGCGGGTACATACGCCCCACCGCGAGCACGGTGGGTCCGGCGCCGTCGCGCCGCGGGGCGGCGGCGAAGCGCGCCTGCCAGTCCGCGAGATCGATGGCCTCCGGCACCACCGCGACCCGCGCGGGCGGGACCGCGTACACCTCGGCGGCGATGCGCGCGGAGTACGCGCTCGGCACCAGCACGAGATCCGCGCGCTCCGTGTTGCGCCGCTCCCAGCGCGCCTGCACGCCGAGGAGCACGCGCACCCAGCCCCGCTCGTTGCGCAGCTCGTCGGCGATGATGCCTTTGAGCATGACCACGAATGGTTGGCGGCGCCGACGCGCCCACAGGAAGCCGTCGAGATCGCAGCCGACGACGAGATCGGCGCGGGCGGGCGGGCGCCACACCGCCTCCACGTTGTAGCGCCACCGGTCGAAGGTGTGAAAGCCGGTGCGGCGACCGAGCGGCCGTATCTCCACCTCGTGGCCGAGCGTGACGAGTCCGCGCTCGAAGTTGGCGAGCGCGACGAAGGTGCCGCTGCCCTCACGGGGGTCGAGGGGCGTCGAGGTGAGGACAGTGATCCGCAGCGGCCGCGTCCGCGCGCGCGGCGAGAGCCGGTCAGCGGCCCTCGAACCGGGGGGCGCGCTTCTCGAGGAAGGCGCGGGTGCCTTCCTTGTAGTCGTGGCTGTTGAAGGTCTCCAGACCGAGCTGGGCGAGATGCTGGCGGTGGCGGTCGGTGATCCCCTCGAAGATGGCGCGCACCTGGGTCTT includes these proteins:
- a CDS encoding 6-carboxytetrahydropterin synthase — encoded protein: MTPGPVYVTRKFTFSAAHRYWQPTWSAEENARAFGSLTVTHGHNYTLEVTLGGTVDERTGMVMDLAELKRLVGEAVITRFDHADLNADPFFVQGRIPTTENLVRSCWDLLAPKLGERLYRLRLWEDPTFYVEFLGP
- a CDS encoding glycosyltransferase family 4 protein; the protein is MSPSSVWRPSTATTTRKAPAPSSRSAPPGSRAADRLSPRARTRPLRITVLTSTPLDPREGSGTFVALANFERGLVTLGHEVEIRPLGRRTGFHTFDRWRYNVEAVWRPPARADLVVGCDLDGFLWARRRRQPFVVMLKGIIADELRNERGWVRVLLGVQARWERRNTERADLVLVPSAYSARIAAEVYAVPPARVAVVPEAIDLADWQARFAAAPRRDGAGPTVLAVGRMYPRKRFADLLHAAARLRGVNPAARVRIVGKGPDWEEMNRMHAGLGLGDTVTLLGDVTRDQLAAEYVSAQCFCLPSVQEGFGIVFLEAMAAGLPVVACRTAAVPEVVLDGETGVLVPPRDPAALAEALAAMLGNPDRARALGEAGRRRASAFTPERVAQRFLDTVRLTNEVL
- a CDS encoding 6-carboxytetrahydropterin synthase; protein product: MSEYRLTRSFHFSAGHRLASAALSDDDNARLYGQCFRPHGHNYTVEVTLTGTLDPTTGMAGDLGELDATVARVLLDRVDHYDLSSAVPALDGVITTGENLARTFWGWLAAALPAGRLVRVAVVETANNTFEYCG
- the folE gene encoding GTP cyclohydrolase I FolE, with protein sequence MNNASTIERLIYDFLKELGEDPTREGLERTPARVAKAYEYLTSGYQQRVEDVLNDALFTEEYDEMVVVKDIDYFSLCEHHLLPFFGRAHIAYMPSRKIVGLSKIPRLVEMFSRRLQVQERLTTQIAHTIDEVLQPRGVAVVVEGLHLCMLMRGVEKQNSKAVTSAMLGAFRDRPETRAEFMELIKSRGSML